A stretch of Kaistella flava (ex Peng et al. 2021) DNA encodes these proteins:
- a CDS encoding VOC family protein gives MKDYKPKNYNSLSAYLIVDDADELATQLKSIFNAEQLRRIEHEGRVQHLELKIDDTVLMMSNSVPGYPAQKVMLHCYVPNVFETFEKALANGAEKIEEPNQREDDDDIRGAFCDLAGNYWAISTQKD, from the coding sequence ATGAAAGATTATAAACCCAAAAATTATAATTCGCTTTCGGCTTATCTGATTGTAGATGATGCAGACGAACTTGCAACACAGCTCAAAAGTATTTTTAATGCTGAGCAGTTGCGCAGAATTGAACACGAAGGAAGAGTGCAACATCTTGAACTCAAAATTGATGATACGGTTTTGATGATGAGCAACAGTGTTCCGGGTTATCCGGCGCAGAAAGTGATGCTTCATTGTTATGTTCCGAATGTGTTTGAGACTTTTGAAAAAGCTTTAGCGAATGGTGCTGAGAAAATTGAGGAACCCAATCAACGTGAGGATGATGATGATATTCGGGGCGCTTTTTGTGATTTGGCTGGAAATTATTGGGCAATTTCTACACAGAAAGACTGA
- a CDS encoding transposase, producing MINSVKNLKKSIEKLELLIEKLAKANYAKSVECLTSIPGIGMKTAAMLIATTNNFEKFENYKQLIAFVGFSPRIYQSGSSVRGKGSICKMGKSQIRKLLYMCSWSAKRWNKSCKDMYERLIAKGKPERVVKIAIANKLLKLAFEIGKKQEKYEVNYC from the coding sequence ATGATAAATTCTGTAAAAAATCTTAAGAAAAGCATTGAAAAATTGGAATTATTGATCGAAAAATTGGCAAAAGCAAACTATGCAAAAAGCGTAGAATGTTTAACTTCAATTCCAGGAATAGGTATGAAAACTGCTGCAATGCTCATTGCTACAACCAACAATTTTGAGAAATTTGAAAACTATAAACAACTCATTGCATTTGTTGGTTTTAGTCCCAGAATTTATCAAAGTGGAAGTAGCGTGCGAGGAAAAGGTTCAATTTGCAAAATGGGTAAATCTCAAATAAGGAAACTTTTATACATGTGTAGCTGGTCTGCAAAAAGGTGGAATAAATCGTGCAAAGACATGTATGAAAGATTAATTGCAAAAGGAAAACCAGAGCGTGTTGTGAAAATCGCTATCGCAAATAAGTTATTAAAACTCGCATTTGAAATCGGAAAGAAACAAGAAAAATATGAAGTAAATTATTGTTAA